From the Deinococcota bacterium genome, one window contains:
- the map gene encoding type I methionyl aminopeptidase, with amino-acid sequence MSITSEAELEGMKRAGAVVAEALKTMKAAVAPGVTPADLDRLCGEVFARRGAVSAPRLVYGAPINAFVSVNDAVVHGLPTECPLQPGDVVKLDVTPFLQGFIADAAVTVVVPPASSVAERLVACAEAAFWAAMRVARAGRPLQLIGRAVEGEVRRRGFSVVRELAGHGVGRAIHERPEVLNFCRSSDRTLLTDGLVLAVEPMVAAGRGGVTTRGDGWTIGTRDGSLSAHFEHTVVITRGKPLILTA; translated from the coding sequence ATGTCGATCACCTCAGAAGCCGAGCTCGAGGGCATGAAGCGTGCCGGAGCCGTTGTCGCCGAAGCCCTGAAGACCATGAAGGCCGCGGTCGCGCCCGGCGTCACGCCCGCGGACCTCGACCGCCTCTGCGGCGAGGTCTTCGCCCGCCGCGGCGCCGTCAGCGCCCCGCGGCTCGTCTACGGCGCACCCATCAACGCCTTTGTGTCCGTCAACGACGCCGTCGTGCACGGGCTGCCGACGGAGTGCCCGCTACAGCCGGGCGACGTGGTCAAGCTCGATGTGACGCCTTTTCTTCAGGGCTTTATCGCCGACGCCGCCGTCACCGTGGTCGTGCCGCCGGCCTCGAGCGTAGCAGAGCGGCTCGTCGCCTGCGCCGAGGCCGCCTTTTGGGCCGCCATGCGAGTCGCGCGCGCGGGGCGCCCCCTTCAGCTCATCGGGCGCGCGGTCGAGGGCGAGGTGAGGCGCCGGGGCTTCAGCGTGGTGCGCGAGCTCGCCGGGCACGGCGTCGGCCGCGCCATTCACGAAAGGCCCGAGGTGCTCAACTTTTGCCGCTCGAGCGACCGCACCCTCCTCACGGACGGTCTTGTCCTCGCCGTCGAGCCGATGGTCGCGGCCGGCAGGGGAGGCGTGACCACGCGCGGCGACGGCTGGACGATCGGCACACGCGACGGCAGCCTCAGCGCGCACTTCGAGCACACCGTCGTCATCACGCGGGGCAAGCCGCTGATCCTGACGGCCTGA
- a CDS encoding NTP transferase domain-containing protein translates to MSLAVVILAAGQGTRMKSALPKALHEAAGRTLLEHVVRVARALDPEHLAVIIGHGAERVRARFPNPDFDFVLQREQLGTGHALMQTRALLEDKAEAVMVLNMDGPLVRAETLGALLEHHRASGAGMTMLTAEVGDPEGLGRIVREGDGSVRAIVEEKDASEEERRIGEINPGFFVFDREVFRLGERLSNSNASGEYYITDLAHLYLGEGKSVQAVLMKEPSEALAVNDRAQLAVIDRLLRDRVRGRWLREGVTMVAPEQTFIDDTVRLEPDVVLHPGVVLRGETVVRRGAVLGPYAVLSDCTVREDAWVAPFTQAEGQTF, encoded by the coding sequence TTGAGCCTGGCCGTCGTCATCCTGGCGGCAGGGCAGGGCACGCGCATGAAGTCGGCCCTGCCCAAGGCCCTGCACGAGGCGGCGGGCAGGACGCTGCTCGAGCACGTCGTCCGCGTGGCCCGCGCTCTGGACCCTGAGCACTTGGCCGTCATCATCGGGCACGGCGCCGAGAGGGTCCGAGCGCGCTTTCCGAATCCGGACTTCGACTTCGTCCTGCAAAGAGAGCAACTAGGCACCGGCCACGCGCTCATGCAGACGCGCGCGCTTTTAGAGGACAAGGCGGAGGCGGTGATGGTCCTCAACATGGACGGGCCGCTGGTGAGGGCCGAGACGCTTGGGGCTCTCCTCGAGCACCACCGGGCGAGTGGCGCGGGCATGACCATGCTCACGGCCGAGGTTGGCGACCCCGAGGGCCTCGGTCGGATCGTCCGCGAGGGCGACGGCAGCGTCCGGGCTATCGTCGAGGAGAAGGACGCCAGCGAAGAGGAGAGGCGCATCGGGGAGATCAACCCCGGCTTTTTCGTCTTCGACCGCGAAGTGTTCAGGCTGGGCGAGCGGCTCTCGAACAGCAACGCTTCCGGTGAGTACTACATCACCGACCTCGCCCATCTCTATCTGGGGGAGGGCAAGAGCGTTCAGGCCGTGCTCATGAAAGAGCCCAGCGAGGCGCTGGCCGTCAACGACCGGGCGCAGCTCGCGGTCATAGACCGCCTCCTGCGCGACCGGGTCCGCGGGCGCTGGCTGCGGGAGGGGGTGACGATGGTCGCGCCGGAGCAGACCTTCATCGACGACACGGTACGGCTTGAGCCCGACGTGGTGCTCCATCCCGGCGTGGTCCTGCGCGGCGAGACGGTGGTGAGGCGCGGCGCGGTGCTGGGACCCTACGCGGTGCTCAGCGACTGTACGGTGCGTGAGGATGCCTGGGTCGCCCCCTTTACGCAGGCGGAGGGGCAGACCTTTTAA
- a CDS encoding Txe/YoeB family addiction module toxin codes for MKKPARSLEFDPAGFEDLAWWAQNDRKKALRLSRLIQETQENPFGGIGKPEPLKHELSGCWSKRIDDEHRLVYQVLEDKIRIFCRYHY; via the coding sequence TTGAAGAAGCCCGCACGCAGCTTGGAATTTGACCCAGCCGGTTTTGAAGATTTAGCGTGGTGGGCGCAAAACGACCGCAAGAAGGCTCTGCGCCTCAGCAGATTGATCCAAGAAACACAAGAAAATCCGTTTGGTGGCATCGGCAAACCTGAGCCACTCAAGCACGAGCTGTCAGGATGTTGGTCAAAAAGGATTGATGACGAGCATCGTCTTGTTTATCAGGTTCTGGAGGACAAAATCAGAATCTTTTGTCGCTACCATTACTGA
- a CDS encoding prevent-host-death protein — protein MYPMKGKPVGVIVPIELWREIESERETAYLLKSETMKKRLLEAKERTGGISLEEARTQLGI, from the coding sequence ATGTATCCGATGAAAGGCAAGCCCGTGGGTGTTATCGTGCCTATCGAACTTTGGCGTGAAATCGAGTCGGAAAGAGAAACGGCCTACTTGTTAAAAAGCGAGACGATGAAGAAACGTCTCTTGGAGGCCAAAGAGCGAACCGGAGGCATTTCACTTGAAGAAGCCCGCACGCAGCTTGGAATTTGA
- a CDS encoding 2-phosphosulfolactate phosphatase, with protein MRLKVDLLPQGPYPDVVVLIDVLRTSTVAPILFDKGLSHLYLCPSLRASRAVALRHGHLLFGERGGMPPEGFNYGNSPAELLAAVLDARGAVLTSENAPRTLPALSQARHLLLGSLYNADAAAARAAELAREEVALVCSGFAGHEDLDDTLGAGFLAARLKQIFPEAELAGAAALAIGLLKAFPDPLEGLWQSRSGHYLRRLGLSEDIVVASLVSHSQQVPELTDTSEEEGSSLYCFEAGAAASHHTGGAPPQRAEQLTASSR; from the coding sequence GTGCGTCTCAAGGTTGACCTCCTACCCCAGGGGCCCTACCCCGACGTGGTCGTCCTCATCGACGTGCTCAGGACGAGCACGGTGGCGCCCATTCTCTTCGACAAGGGCCTCAGCCACCTCTACCTCTGCCCCAGCCTGCGCGCCTCGAGGGCGGTAGCGCTGAGGCACGGCCACCTGCTCTTCGGCGAGCGCGGCGGCATGCCGCCCGAGGGCTTCAACTACGGCAACTCGCCGGCGGAACTCCTCGCCGCCGTCCTAGACGCGCGCGGCGCCGTCCTGACCTCGGAAAACGCGCCGCGGACCTTGCCCGCCCTCAGCCAGGCGCGTCACCTCCTCCTGGGCTCCTTGTACAACGCCGACGCCGCCGCGGCGCGGGCGGCCGAACTCGCCCGGGAGGAGGTCGCGCTCGTCTGCTCGGGCTTTGCCGGCCACGAAGACCTCGACGACACCCTGGGCGCGGGCTTCCTGGCGGCGCGCCTCAAGCAGATCTTCCCGGAGGCGGAGCTCGCGGGCGCCGCCGCCCTGGCGATAGGCCTGCTCAAGGCCTTTCCCGACCCCCTCGAGGGCCTGTGGCAGTCACGCTCGGGCCACTACCTGCGCCGGCTCGGCTTGAGCGAGGACATCGTCGTCGCCAGCCTCGTCTCCCACTCGCAACAGGTGCCGGAACTCACCGACACTTCCGAGGAGGAGGGCTCGAGCCTCTACTGCTTCGAGGCGGGCGCGGCGGCCAGCCACCACACCGGAGGAGCACCACCCCAGCGGGCCGAACAGCTCACGGCCTCGAGCCGGTAA
- a CDS encoding MFS transporter yields the protein MAEPARRERLLAFAGVLAVLFLASLNFTVVGTALPRIVAELEGVAFYAWAFTVFSLTSTVSLPLYGKLSDVYGRRVVMLFGIALFTASSLLIALSQDMLQLVLFRGVQGLGAGALFSMSFAVIGELFTPRERGKYQGLTSSVFGLSAVVGPIIGGLITDAFGWRWVFLVNLPVALVAFALIYRNLPTGLRQPGAKVDYAGALLLTAGVVPLLLALTWGGVDHPWGSPFILGLLAASGLMLWAFAWWQTRAPSPILEPGLFRDLTFNVANASGFLAATGLFAAVIYLPLFVQGVQGGSAASSGLVLTPLMGGLVLSSTLAGLLVSRTGRYKPFIVGGSALSVVALLLTATLDVGAPPLLVVLYMLLLGIGIGPTNSLFVLAVQNAMPAAQLGVVTGANQFFRQMGGTLGVAVFGAFVASSLRRGAQLYHPREVTGLPAELAAEAFSPNLLTNPVALEGVQAQIAAHGATQVFAPFLSSMRAALGAAIGEIFIVATALSLLAFLIALALPERVLRDTPRDTPQSGEPLPAASD from the coding sequence GTGGCTGAGCCGGCTCGCCGCGAGCGGCTGTTGGCCTTCGCGGGCGTTCTGGCGGTGCTCTTTCTGGCCTCGCTGAACTTTACCGTGGTAGGTACGGCCTTGCCGCGCATCGTCGCCGAACTGGAGGGCGTGGCCTTTTACGCCTGGGCCTTTACCGTCTTCTCGCTGACCTCGACGGTGTCCTTGCCGCTCTACGGCAAGCTCTCGGACGTTTATGGGCGGCGCGTGGTGATGCTCTTCGGCATCGCGCTCTTTACCGCAAGCTCGCTGCTCATCGCCTTGTCTCAGGACATGCTGCAGCTCGTGCTCTTCCGCGGCGTGCAGGGGCTCGGCGCGGGAGCGCTCTTCAGCATGTCGTTCGCGGTCATCGGTGAGCTCTTCACGCCGCGCGAGCGGGGCAAGTACCAGGGCCTGACCTCGTCGGTCTTTGGCCTCTCGGCGGTGGTCGGCCCGATCATCGGCGGTCTGATAACCGACGCCTTTGGCTGGCGCTGGGTCTTTCTGGTCAACTTGCCGGTGGCGCTGGTCGCGTTTGCGCTCATCTACCGCAACCTGCCGACCGGCCTTCGTCAGCCGGGGGCCAAGGTGGATTATGCCGGTGCCCTGCTGCTGACGGCGGGGGTGGTGCCGCTCTTGCTGGCGCTCACCTGGGGCGGGGTGGATCACCCCTGGGGGTCGCCCTTCATTCTGGGCTTGCTGGCGGCTTCGGGCCTCATGCTCTGGGCCTTTGCGTGGTGGCAGACGAGGGCGCCGAGCCCCATCCTCGAGCCCGGCCTCTTTAGAGACCTCACCTTCAACGTCGCCAATGCCTCGGGTTTTCTCGCCGCGACCGGCCTCTTCGCCGCGGTCATCTACCTGCCGCTCTTCGTCCAGGGGGTGCAGGGCGGCTCGGCGGCGAGTTCGGGCCTGGTGCTCACGCCGCTCATGGGCGGGCTGGTGCTCAGCTCGACCTTGGCGGGCCTGCTGGTGTCGAGGACGGGCCGCTACAAGCCCTTCATCGTGGGCGGCAGCGCGCTCTCGGTCGTCGCTCTGCTGCTGACGGCCACGCTGGACGTGGGTGCGCCGCCGCTCCTGGTCGTTCTCTACATGCTGCTCCTGGGCATCGGCATCGGCCCGACGAACTCGCTCTTCGTCCTGGCGGTGCAAAACGCCATGCCCGCCGCCCAATTGGGCGTGGTCACCGGGGCCAACCAGTTTTTTCGGCAGATGGGCGGCACCCTGGGCGTCGCCGTCTTCGGCGCCTTTGTGGCCTCGTCCTTGCGCCGCGGCGCCCAACTCTACCACCCGCGGGAGGTGACGGGCCTGCCCGCCGAGCTGGCGGCCGAGGCCTTCTCGCCCAACCTGCTGACCAACCCGGTGGCGCTCGAGGGCGTTCAGGCGCAGATCGCCGCGCACGGCGCCACCCAGGTATTCGCGCCCTTCCTGAGCAGCATGCGCGCGGCCCTGGGCGCGGCCATCGGCGAGATTTTTATCGTCGCCACCGCCTTGTCGCTGCTGGCTTTCCTCATCGCCCTGGCCCTGCCCGAGCGCGTCCTGCGCGACACCCCGCGTGACACCCCACAGAGCGGGGAGCCGCTGCCGGCCGCCTCGGACTAG
- a CDS encoding WecB/TagA/CpsF family glycosyltransferase — MALPEVETMSVLGYRLAALGLDGAAAWCLAAVRDAEPKLLVTLNPEIIVSARGDPALEAALQSAELTVADGVGVLWAAKQFGVLLPERVPGVELTAEVLRRGGDALRVYFLGAKPGVAARAARAAAARFGTRTAGVQHGYFKPDEVPEVVHAVAASGANLLLAGLGEGQERFLHGHREAMGVALMIGVGGSLDVLAGEVRRTPSWTRRLGVEWAWRVGLDRKRWHRFPRLLRFVKLVRREKAAVRRHS, encoded by the coding sequence GTGGCGCTCCCCGAGGTCGAGACGATGTCCGTCCTGGGCTACCGCCTCGCCGCGCTCGGCCTGGACGGGGCCGCCGCCTGGTGTCTGGCGGCGGTGAGGGACGCCGAACCCAAGCTGCTGGTCACCTTAAACCCCGAGATCATCGTCTCCGCGCGAGGCGACCCGGCGCTCGAGGCGGCCCTTCAGTCGGCCGAGCTCACCGTGGCCGACGGTGTCGGCGTGCTCTGGGCGGCCAAGCAGTTCGGCGTCTTGCTGCCGGAGCGGGTGCCTGGCGTCGAGCTCACGGCGGAGGTCCTGCGGCGCGGTGGGGACGCGCTCAGGGTCTACTTCCTGGGCGCCAAGCCGGGCGTCGCCGCGAGGGCCGCGAGGGCCGCCGCGGCGCGCTTCGGCACCCGGACCGCGGGCGTACAGCACGGCTACTTCAAGCCGGACGAGGTCCCGGAGGTCGTCCACGCGGTGGCGGCGAGCGGCGCGAATCTCCTCTTGGCCGGGCTCGGCGAGGGCCAGGAACGCTTTTTGCACGGGCACCGTGAGGCTATGGGCGTCGCCCTCATGATCGGGGTAGGCGGCTCCCTGGACGTCTTGGCGGGCGAGGTCAGGCGCACCCCGTCCTGGACGCGGCGGCTCGGCGTGGAGTGGGCCTGGCGCGTCGGGCTCGACCGCAAGCGCTGGCACAGGTTTCCGCGGCTGCTGCGGTTCGTGAAGCTGGTGAGGCGGGAAAAGGCCGCGGTCCGACGACACTCCTAG
- a CDS encoding MarR family transcriptional regulator, producing the protein MEASRPLEFLQLARLILRLSRQFQRVLDGPLTERLDFGMKGLFVLRAAQLGYHHPSRIAAFLNMASPSLSRTLERLEGRGLLERELDGEDRRRFRFAVTEEGEEAVSRARALVAETLSARYAHIEREQVLEAIAVLESLAAQMEEPGG; encoded by the coding sequence ATGGAAGCATCTCGCCCGCTGGAGTTCCTGCAGCTCGCCCGCCTCATCCTGCGCCTGTCGCGGCAGTTCCAGCGTGTCCTTGACGGACCGCTGACAGAGAGGCTGGACTTCGGCATGAAAGGCCTCTTCGTCCTGCGCGCCGCCCAACTCGGCTATCACCACCCCAGCCGGATCGCGGCCTTTTTGAACATGGCCTCGCCCAGCCTCAGCCGCACCTTGGAGAGGCTCGAGGGGCGCGGCCTGCTCGAGCGCGAGCTCGACGGTGAGGATCGCCGCCGCTTCCGCTTTGCGGTGACGGAGGAGGGCGAGGAGGCTGTCTCACGGGCGAGGGCGCTGGTGGCCGAGACCTTGAGCGCGCGCTACGCCCACATCGAGCGAGAGCAGGTGCTGGAGGCGATCGCCGTCCTCGAGAGCCTGGCGGCCCAGATGGAGGAGCCCGGTGGCTGA
- a CDS encoding class I SAM-dependent methyltransferase, whose amino-acid sequence MKLDRHYVDPRLVDLYDLENTRGADTDFYLRLAADLGARTILDLGCGTGLLTRELAVDDRLVVGVDPAPAMLAFARRQPGADRVQWVEGDSGALGTPQADLVIMTGNVAQVFLEDTEWATTLRAIHATLRPGGYLAFESRNPDDRAWERWNRETTYERFGSPHGPMECWLELVSVGNGRVRLEGHNIFAATGGVVVASSELRFRSLAELTDSLTNAEFTVEHVYGDWNGGPVVSTSRVMVFIARRD is encoded by the coding sequence ATGAAGCTTGATCGGCACTACGTGGACCCGCGCCTGGTGGATCTGTACGACCTCGAGAACACCCGCGGCGCCGACACCGACTTCTACCTCCGTCTCGCGGCAGACCTTGGTGCCCGCACTATCCTCGACCTGGGGTGCGGGACCGGTCTGCTGACCCGCGAGCTGGCGGTCGATGATCGCCTAGTGGTCGGTGTCGACCCTGCCCCCGCGATGCTGGCGTTCGCCCGCCGGCAGCCGGGCGCCGATCGGGTGCAGTGGGTCGAAGGCGACTCCGGCGCCCTGGGGACACCACAGGCCGACCTGGTGATCATGACCGGCAACGTGGCCCAGGTGTTCCTCGAGGACACCGAGTGGGCCACCACCCTACGCGCCATCCACGCCACCTTGCGGCCTGGCGGCTACCTCGCCTTCGAGAGCCGCAACCCCGACGACCGGGCGTGGGAACGGTGGAACCGTGAGACCACGTACGAGCGGTTTGGCTCGCCTCATGGGCCGATGGAGTGCTGGCTGGAGCTGGTCAGCGTAGGTAATGGCCGAGTCCGCCTCGAGGGCCACAACATCTTCGCCGCCACCGGTGGGGTCGTGGTCGCGAGCAGCGAGCTGCGCTTTCGCAGCCTGGCAGAGCTGACCGATTCCCTGACCAACGCCGAATTCACCGTCGAGCACGTGTACGGCGACTGGAATGGTGGGCCGGTTGTCAGCACCAGCCGGGTCATGGTATTTATCGCGCGTCGCGACTGA
- a CDS encoding DUF456 domain-containing protein produces the protein MDILAAVIFLVLYLLGLVGVIVPVVPSTPLIAVGAIIYGFMTGFERLGVSGVVWVVVLALFAQVLDYVAGIVGARRYGASRAGVWGGVIGSIVGVIVLPPFGFLPGALVGAVAAELLNRRSAEEAVRAGWGTLLGTLGGVVVKVLIVIAMGAIVIPRLF, from the coding sequence GTGGACATCCTCGCCGCGGTCATCTTTCTCGTGCTCTACCTTCTCGGGCTCGTCGGTGTCATCGTGCCGGTCGTGCCCAGCACCCCGCTCATCGCCGTGGGCGCGATTATCTACGGCTTCATGACGGGCTTCGAACGGCTCGGCGTTTCCGGGGTGGTCTGGGTGGTCGTCCTGGCGCTCTTTGCCCAGGTTCTGGACTACGTCGCGGGTATCGTCGGGGCGCGGCGCTACGGGGCGAGCCGGGCGGGCGTCTGGGGCGGGGTGATCGGCTCGATCGTCGGTGTCATCGTCTTGCCGCCCTTCGGCTTTCTGCCGGGGGCGCTCGTCGGCGCGGTCGCGGCCGAGCTGCTGAACCGCCGCAGCGCCGAGGAGGCGGTGCGGGCGGGCTGGGGGACGCTGCTCGGCACCCTGGGGGGGGTGGTCGTCAAGGTCCTTATCGTCATCGCGATGGGCGCCATAGTCATCCCGCGGCTCTTTTAA
- a CDS encoding dihydrofolate reductase family protein, with product MRRIRYQVACSLDGFIAGPDDDFGWLTPEPSFDFDELYAQFDTLLMGRRTYEIVRAAGEDFRGKEVLVASQTLQPERHPEIEVVSDGLEKRIGELRSQSGGDIWLYGGGELFSQVLAWGLVDTVEPAIIPILLGDGIRFLPSPAVRRRLMLVRHRVYPSGMVLLEYDVQKDG from the coding sequence ATGAGACGGATTCGGTATCAGGTCGCGTGTAGCCTAGACGGCTTTATCGCTGGACCAGATGATGACTTTGGCTGGCTCACTCCAGAACCCTCATTCGATTTCGACGAACTCTACGCCCAGTTCGATACGCTGCTCATGGGGCGGCGCACGTACGAGATCGTCCGTGCCGCAGGTGAGGACTTTCGCGGGAAAGAGGTTCTTGTTGCCTCGCAGACGCTCCAACCGGAACGCCATCCCGAGATTGAGGTAGTCAGTGACGGGCTTGAGAAGCGAATCGGCGAGCTTCGCAGCCAATCAGGCGGCGATATCTGGCTCTATGGCGGTGGCGAGCTTTTCTCGCAGGTCCTCGCTTGGGGTCTTGTCGATACCGTCGAGCCGGCCATCATTCCGATCCTCTTGGGCGATGGCATTCGGTTTCTTCCCTCGCCTGCGGTGCGGCGACGATTGATGCTTGTCCGCCACCGGGTGTATCCCAGTGGAATGGTCCTCCTTGAGTACGATGTCCAGAAGGACGGGTGA
- the lgt gene encoding prolipoprotein diacylglyceryl transferase, with protein MDPVMIGLGPLEIRWYGFFIALGVFIGTWWAARLATQRGLDPDKLMDMVLYLVIAGIVGARLVYVLTSPGSFFGPGGDPLSALYIWQGGLSFHGAVLGALLALWIYARINRVNMWAYADVMMPAAALGIMGGRLGNFMNGSDTDGRLTNWPIGFTWPQPGTDTFGAVGRFIFGDNLWAGFPGVCTELGGNGLHLPPWSCPADLVVRGPVHLTQFYGFMVGFIALFIVLWALRRSLTPGYVFWQFILWYSVLRFVIEEPFRNNPLAWNAYLASGLSEPGIGLFTVTQLFSVPIIFLALYMLLMLDPEAGHNEQKRALVRKRAR; from the coding sequence ATGGATCCGGTCATGATCGGCCTGGGGCCCTTGGAGATCCGCTGGTACGGATTTTTCATCGCCCTGGGCGTGTTTATCGGTACCTGGTGGGCGGCCAGGCTGGCAACCCAGAGGGGTCTCGACCCCGACAAGCTCATGGACATGGTGCTGTATCTCGTCATCGCGGGCATCGTCGGGGCGAGGCTGGTTTACGTCTTGACCAGTCCGGGCTCCTTCTTCGGCCCTGGCGGCGATCCGCTCTCGGCCCTTTACATCTGGCAGGGCGGGCTCTCCTTTCACGGCGCGGTCCTGGGCGCCCTGCTGGCGCTGTGGATCTACGCGCGTATCAACCGGGTCAACATGTGGGCCTACGCCGACGTGATGATGCCCGCCGCGGCGCTCGGCATCATGGGCGGGCGGCTGGGCAACTTCATGAATGGCTCGGATACCGACGGCCGCCTGACGAACTGGCCCATCGGCTTCACCTGGCCCCAACCCGGCACCGACACCTTCGGCGCCGTCGGTCGCTTTATCTTCGGCGACAACCTGTGGGCGGGCTTTCCCGGCGTCTGCACCGAGCTGGGCGGCAACGGCCTCCATCTCCCGCCCTGGTCTTGTCCGGCGGACCTCGTCGTCCGCGGGCCCGTGCACCTCACCCAGTTCTACGGCTTTATGGTCGGCTTCATCGCGCTCTTCATCGTCCTCTGGGCGCTCCGGCGCAGCCTTACGCCCGGTTACGTCTTCTGGCAGTTCATCCTCTGGTACTCGGTCCTGCGCTTCGTGATCGAGGAGCCCTTCCGCAACAACCCGCTGGCCTGGAACGCCTACCTGGCCTCGGGACTCAGCGAGCCAGGCATCGGCCTCTTTACCGTCACCCAGCTCTTCAGCGTTCCCATCATCTTCCTGGCGCTCTACATGCTGCTCATGCTCGACCCCGAGGCGGGGCACAACGAGCAGAAGCGGGCGCTGGTTAGAAAGCGGGCGCGTTGA